GTGCACTTGGTTTGATTGGATCTCTAGCGATCTTCTCTACTCGACGTGATCCTCTGCCGACCGGATAGGGAGATGGAGGACTACCTCGGCGTCTATCCGGGCACATGAGGGAACAGATGAGGAAAATAATTTCATGTCCCGTGTAACGCGGGCCGGGCGGCTGCCAGAGGACGGGCAGAAGGGCGGACAATCCAGTGCCGCCCGCGAAAAACAAAGAACCGCACGAAACCATGAAAACCATCGTCCTCCTCGCCGCCATCGCCCTCGCTTCCTGCGCCAGCGACTCCGGATACGGCAGCTACGGCCCGCCACGCCGCGTCGGCCCGGCACCGCTCGATCCTCCACCTGCCGCGCCGCCCGCAGGCGGTGGTGGCCACCTGGTGGGTCGCATCGATCCCGGCATCGCACGCCTGCTGCCGCCGGATCGCACCTATTTCGACGGTGGCTACCGCGGTATTCCCGCCCCGGGTGCGGATGCTCCCCGTCTCGGAGATCCGCCGCGGCCCGCCGCTCCCGGCAGCCGCTTCGCCGATCCATCGCTCGCCGGCCGCATCGGATCCCTCCGCCCGGTCGCTCCCCGCCCCGGTGAGCGCTTCGTTCCGCCTGCCACCGGCCGCATCATCCCCATGCCGCGGCCTGCGGAGACCACGGCGAGGACCACGCGGGTCATTCCGCGCGTGCCGCTCGATCTCTCCACCGCCGCCCGTCTCGACCGCGCCGCGATCTCACGCTGAGTGAGTGAATGAGGTGCGAACAACGAACGCCACGAGGCATCACGCCGACAGCATGCGCAGTAGCTCTGCCGCTGCCGGCGTGTCCTTGCTGCCACGGCGCTTCATCAGCGCGATCACGCGGTGCAGGCCCTTCCCGGCGAAGGGGCGGGTGACGATGCCATCCAGCGCGCGATTCCGCGTGGCCAGCTTCGGGATCACGGTGATGCCCAGCCCGGCGGCCACCATCGAGAGCGCGGTGCCGAGCTGGTCGCACTGCAGCCCGGGGTCGGGCTCGCGGATGCGGCACAGGCGTAGCGTGCGGTCGGAGAGGCAATGCCCGCCTTTCAGATGGATCAGCTCCTCGGCCTTCAGGTCGGTGGGCAAGGGCGCGGCCTTGCGCGTGGCGAGCACGTGATTCGCGGGAGCTGCGAGGAGCAGCGGCTCGCGGAAAAGCTCGCGCACCTGGAGCGACCACTTCTGGCGATCGTGCTCCGGCACGTCGCTCAGCACGGCGAATTCGATGCGGCCCTCGACGACTTGAGCGATCAGCTCTTCCGTGCGCGACTCGGAGATCGCGATGGCGATGCCGGGGAAGCGCTCGCGGAAAGGCCCCAGCCACTGCGGCAGCAGGTAGGGCGCGATGGTCGGGATGATGCCGAGCGACACGCGCCCGTGCCGAAGCTCGCGACGGTCGGCGAAGGCATCGCGCAGCTTGTCGCGCTCGGCCAGCAGGCGCTGCGCGTGCTCGGCCACCGTTCGTCCCGCGGTCGTCGGCTCCACCCCGCGGGCACGGCGGATCAGCAGCGGCTCGCCGATCTCTTCCTCCAGCGCCTGGATCTGCTGGCTGATGGCTGGCTGGGAGAGGTGGCACTTCGCCGCCGCGGCCGTCAGCGAGCCGGACTCGATGACGCTCACGAGCAGCTCGAGCTGGCGGAGTTCCATGGAGCTATAAGAATTTCGAATGGATGCGTTTTCAACCGGCGATTTCACAAATGGCTCCCGATCCGGCATGATCGGAACCTGCAACACCGACACGTTACCATGGCGAAACCCCAAATGACCACGACCGGCGGCAATCCGATAGCCGACAACCAGAACTCCCTCTCCGCCGGACCACGCGGACCCCTGCTGCTGCAGGACTACCAGCTCATCGAGAAGCTGGCCCACCAGAACCGCGAGCGTATCCCTGAGCGCGTGGTGCATGCGAAGGGCTCCGGAGCCTTCGGCACGCTGACCATCACGCACGACATCACGAAATACACTAAGGCGGACATCTTTTCCCAGGTGGGGAAGAAGACCGACATGCTGCTCCGCTTCTCCACCGTGGCGGGCGAGCGCGGTGCGGCGGATGCCGAGCGCGACGTGCGCGGCTGGGCGCTGAAATTCTACACGGAGGAAGGGAACTGGGACCTGGTCGGAAACAACACGCCCGTCTTCTTCGTGCGTGACCCGCTGAAGTTCCCGGACTTCATCCACACGCAGAAGCGTCATCCGCGCACGAACATGCGCAGCGCCACCGCAATGTGGGACTTCTGGTCGCTGTCGCCGGAGTCGCTGCACCAGGTGACCATCCTCATGTCGGACCGCGGCCTGCCACTGAGCTACCGCCACACGAATGGCTACGGCTCGCACACGTACTCCTTCATCAATGCCGCGGGCGAGCGCTTCTGGGTGAAGTTCCACTTCAAGACCCGCCAGGGCATCAAGACGATGACGAACCGCGAGGGCGAGCAGGTCATCGCAAAGGATCGCGAGTCCTCGCAAAAGGATCTCTACG
The Luteolibacter flavescens DNA segment above includes these coding regions:
- a CDS encoding LysR family transcriptional regulator — encoded protein: MELRQLELLVSVIESGSLTAAAAKCHLSQPAISQQIQALEEEIGEPLLIRRARGVEPTTAGRTVAEHAQRLLAERDKLRDAFADRRELRHGRVSLGIIPTIAPYLLPQWLGPFRERFPGIAIAISESRTEELIAQVVEGRIEFAVLSDVPEHDRQKWSLQVRELFREPLLLAAPANHVLATRKAAPLPTDLKAEELIHLKGGHCLSDRTLRLCRIREPDPGLQCDQLGTALSMVAAGLGITVIPKLATRNRALDGIVTRPFAGKGLHRVIALMKRRGSKDTPAAAELLRMLSA